The Candidatus Poribacteria bacterium genome segment TAGTTCGCCGCCCCATTTTCTTCCACACTGCCTTCTGCTGCAATCAAGGCTGTGACAAATTGGTTATAAGGCATGTTTTGCGCGAGACTTTGGCGTATCCACTGCTCTAATCCTAAGCGTTGTTCCCTGTTATTATCATCTCGACCGATGAGCCAATTGGACCACAATCGCGTCCAGTAGTCCAGGTAAAGTTCGCTACCAATCAGTTCATCGATCTTTTTTTCACGCTTATCCTTAGAACCATCTTCAAGGAAATCGACAACCGCTTCGACGGTGGGAATTTTTCCGGTCAGATCCAGATGCACACGCCGCAAAAATTCAGCGTCACTGGATTGTTTCGATGGTTTGATCTCTTCTTCCAGATGCTTCGTGCTAGACCAGATACGTCCCTCAACACTAGGGCTGACGTTCCACAGTATGATACTCACACAAATGAGGATTAGTAGACCTTTTAGTAAATTGTTCCGTGTATGAGATAAAGCTTTCATCATCTTTGCACACTCCCTTCCAATACTAGTTTTCATGCAGCATTTTATCGGTGAGGCTTCCTTATTCCATTTAACACATTACCGCGGCGTAATTCAACGATAACGCTTGAGCAGTTAGAGCTATTCAGTTTTCGGTTTTTTAACTATTTTGCTTGAAAAGTTGCAGCCGGGAGATCGCGCTATCGGGATTTGGAAATCCCTCCTACAGTAAAGCTATAGTGGACCTTGGAATTAATTAGACATTGTGGACGAGCGAGGTCAGCAACCTTTTGCCCAGAGTTACGGCACACGGAGTGTGCCTACTACTTTTAGTGTCTATTTATTTTTAGAATTCACCATAAATGACCCTACTTGAGCAGTAATCCTATCTGAACCAATCGTAATGCAGACCTAATGAGCGGTCTTTAAGCGGGAGGTTGACGCGCACCCCGCCCTGTGCGGAGGACTGCTTTAGTCCGAGTTCAACTTCAAGTGCCACAGCGACTCTCCTGCCTGAGTTCTTTGGTTCATCGAGTCTACCTTCGAGGCAGTCGATGATGTCTGCCAATCCGTAGACAGCGTTGTCGGCATCTCTACCCGCCGCTGCCCTTCGGGGGTATCAATATCCTGCCATAATCGCCAACCGCCCGGAGGCCCCGAATGAAATTCTATCTCGCCATCAGTGCCGGTCAGACGGATCACACCTGCTCCATCTCTAAAATGGATAGATTCGCCATCTTCAGTAACGAGCATTCCCTGTCCGGTGAACTCATCGCTCCCCGATTCACGTCGGGGTTGGTCTCCAACGCCGATCACCCATGCGGCTAGGCTGTCAACAAAATAGGACCAATATTGCTTCTGTGAATTTAATGCTTCTGTCTCAATGGAGAGGATCTCGCCGATGGTACCGCTGTTGATTAATTCTTTTGCTTTGGCGTAAGAGGGATGGTTCACCGGGATAGCACCACAGCAAAGCGGCACACCGGCATCCGCACATGCTTCGACCATCCGGTCGGCTTCCTCCAGTGTATGCNNNNNNNNNNNNNNNNNNNNNNNNNNNNNNNNNNNNNNNNNNNNNNNNNNNNNNNNNNNNNNNNNNNNNNNNNNNNNNNNNNNNNNNNNNNNGCGTCGGTGTAAAGTGCTACCTCACCGTAGCGTTCGCCAAATGCTTTCAACCGTTTCCGATCGCGATCTGCGCCGGCGACTAAATCAATCTCCGGTCGGTCCGACATCACTTCTGCCCAGCTATGAGGCACATTTCCTGTCCTGTGATACTCGTGGAGGTGAAATCTACGGTGGATATCGAGTTCAGGCGTGGGACGATCTACATCGTCGACGTTATACGGATCCCAAATCCGCCCGGCGAGATCGGAGAGCATTCCCATCCAACCTAGCCCGATGACTCCAGCCCGATACTTCGCCATGTCACTTGCCTCCTTAGACGCATTTACAACTCGCCCCACCATCGACCACGAGTTCTGTCCCGGTGATATATTTCGCTTCATCCGAAGCGAGGAACAGTGCAGCGTGCGCCACATCCCAGGCGTCGCCCATTTTTCCGGTGGGACAGAGGGCATTCCGAACCTCGATCAGTTTCTCTACATCTCCGTCCCCATAGCTATCGACAAGCGACTGAATGACCATTGGTGTGTTCATGAAACCGGGCAGAATACTGTTGGCTCGGATGTTCTTTTTCGCGTACTGGAGGGCGATACTCTGGGTGAACTGCCTGATTGCCCCTTTGGTCGTGCTGTACGAGATGTAGGGTACTCCCAGCCAGCGGATTCCAGCGATAGAGGAGATGTTCACGATGGCACCGCCTCTCTGCCGTTCCATCTGGGGAAGTACATATTTGCAGGTCAAAAAGATGCTCTTGAGATTGACGTTGTTGACGAAATCCCAGCTTTCTTCGCTTGCCTCAACCGGACCGCCGAGTTCAAGAATACCGACATTATTGTGAAGAATGTTAATGCGACCGTAGGTTTCAAGACAACGTTCTACCATTTCCTCAACCGCCTCAGATTTGGAAACATCTGTCTGATGGGCGGTACAATCGCCTCCCTCTTGGTTGATGATTCCCTTTGTCTCTTCAGCGGCGGCGAGGTTAATGTCGATAGCGAAGACTTTCGCCCCCTCGCGTGCAAAGAGAACAGCGGTCGCCTTGCCGTTACCCCAGCCCGGTCCGACTGATCCCGCGCCGGTCACAATTGCCACTTTATCTTTTAAGCGATTTCCCATAGATTTCTCCTTGGATAATTTAAGGCACGGGATTTACGCATTTCAGCATAAGTGGCGGGGGGCAAGTCCAGGAGGATCTGCGATGAATCGAGAGCAAGCCTGTGACCGCGGATGCCCTACCTACAGTTGACTGCGTAAGTCCTGAGGTACTCATGTGAAGATAGGCATCGTGAAAACATGCCGTGCTATTATTGTTGACTTCTAGAATATGAATTATTCGGGACACTGTGCTACGATTGTATTGATTCATAATAATATGTTCTACATAATTCAAACAACTCAAATTGCCTACTCGGAGAACGTATCCGGGGGCAATAATAGCCCAAGAATTACGGTCCCGGTGTCTTCGCACAGCGAAAACCCGTGGTTTGGCTTGTGGCCAGCGGATCAAAGAAGTTGCGACTCGCTATTCGTAGTTTGTTATCTGCACTACTCCATGAGCCTCCACGCGTTACGCGGCGGGTATTGACATTTGCAAAATCGTCATTCATGAACGTAATCAATTTACCAGCAATTGGATTGTTTTCTTGACTTACGGCATAGAATTTAGCATCGTATTCGTCGGTGCACCATTCCCACACATTACCGCCCATATCATACAAGCCGTAGCCATTTTTGGCAAAGCTGCCAACAGGGGCAGGTCCGTCCCATATATCTTTACCACCTTTGCCTTTATAGTTGGCATCTTCATGAGTGATGTCATCTCCCCAAGGATAGCGGATACCAGCTTGTCCACCGCGAGCAGCATATTCCCACTCCGCTTCGGTTGGGAGCCGTTTACCGGCCCATTGGGCATAGGCGGCAGCATCAAGCCACGCCACACCGACAACAGGTTGGTCTGGCGCATTGAAGGCGGGATCATCCCAATGATCCGGTGCCTTGTATCCTGTAGCGTCGAGGAACTGTTGGTATACAGCATTAGTTACTTCAGTCACATCCATGTAGAAAGCATTAACAGTAACCGTGTGAACCGGTTGCTCGTGAGGTAAGCCTTCTCCAAAGGAATCACCCATCTCAAACGTGCCGGTGGGAATCAGCAGCATTGTTGTGCCATCGCTTTCGGACACAATCTCTGGTTCAGCAGTGACACTTATCACTTTTTCTTTTTCCATTGTGGTGGGGCTCGGGGCACCATTGCGTACCGTTAGGGTAATAGTATACTCTC includes the following:
- a CDS encoding SDR family oxidoreductase — translated: MGNRLKDKVAIVTGAGSVGPGWGNGKATAVLFAREGAKVFAIDINLAAAEETKGIINQEGGDCTAHQTDVSKSEAVEEMVERCLETYGRINILHNNVGILELGGPVEASEESWDFVNNVNLKSIFLTCKYVLPQMERQRGGAIVNISSIAGIRWLGVPYISYSTTKGAIRQFTQSIALQYAKKNIRANSILPGFMNTPMVIQSLVDSYGDGDVEKLIEVRNALCPTGKMGDAWDVAHAALFLASDEAKYITGTELVVDGGASCKCV
- a CDS encoding SUMF1/EgtB/PvdO family nonheme iron enzyme; its protein translation is MQFTSVLIILIYVSFTLCLLGCGEGDEVQDEIAAIIPVNFSNVKEAGEYVVRITITGPNVATITSERNLSIKPTSQLVEEIALSEVHFGPNQLVTVEVLKGGTVLYEGKAEVGFIRNSSNRTLEIAVNPPGHELIALFEVVAADAGDLFGGQITVDASQSSDTHYGISEVQWDWGDGQHTKFSEEIAASHTYERVGEYTITLTVRNGAPSPTTMEKEKVISVTAEPEIVSESDGTTMLLIPTGTFEMGDSFGEGLPHEQPVHTVTVNAFYMDVTEVTNAVYQQFLDATGYKAPDHWDDPAFNAPDQPVVGVAWLDAAAYAQWAGKRLPTEAEWEYAARGGQAGIRYPWGDDITHEDANYKGKGGKDIWDGPAPVGSFAKNGYGLYDMGGNVWEWCTDEYDAKFYAVSQENNPIAGKLITFMNDDFANVNTRRVTRGGSWSSADNKLRIASRNFFDPLATSQTTGFRCAKTPGP